A DNA window from Mycobacterium sp. IDR2000157661 contains the following coding sequences:
- a CDS encoding sulfate ABC transporter substrate-binding protein yields MVDIRQSWRAGVVLAATATLLAACGGGSSDVVGDSGGDAAETTLTVIAYAVPEPGWSKIIPAFAATEEGKGVAVTTSYGASGDQSRAVVDGKPADLVNFSVEPDVTRLVDAGKVAEGWNAGATKGIPFGSVVSLVVREGNPKNIRDWDDLLQPGLEVVSPSPLSSGSAKWNLLAPYAAKSNGGRNTQAGLEFVDKLVSEHIRTRPASGREATDLFLQGSGDVLLSYENEAINIERQGKAVEHVIPPQTFKIENPVAVVTSTQHAEQANALKNFLYTPEGQTIWAQAGFRPVDPGVAADFAADFPAPEKLWTIGDLGGWSAVDPALFDKDNGAITKIYKQATG; encoded by the coding sequence ATGGTCGACATTCGTCAGTCCTGGCGCGCCGGTGTGGTGCTCGCCGCCACCGCAACACTGCTGGCCGCCTGCGGCGGCGGATCGAGCGACGTGGTCGGTGACAGCGGTGGTGACGCCGCCGAGACAACGCTCACGGTGATCGCCTATGCGGTGCCCGAGCCCGGCTGGAGCAAGATCATCCCGGCGTTCGCAGCCACCGAGGAGGGCAAGGGCGTCGCGGTGACCACCTCTTACGGGGCCTCGGGTGATCAGTCGCGCGCTGTCGTGGACGGCAAGCCCGCCGACCTGGTCAATTTCTCCGTCGAACCCGACGTCACCCGACTGGTCGACGCCGGCAAGGTCGCCGAGGGATGGAATGCGGGCGCCACCAAGGGCATTCCGTTCGGCTCGGTCGTCTCGCTCGTGGTCCGCGAGGGCAACCCGAAGAACATCAGGGACTGGGACGACCTGCTGCAACCCGGGCTCGAGGTGGTCAGCCCCAGTCCGCTCAGTTCCGGATCGGCCAAGTGGAACCTGCTGGCGCCCTACGCCGCCAAGAGCAACGGCGGACGGAACACCCAGGCCGGCCTTGAGTTCGTCGACAAGCTGGTCAGCGAGCACATCCGTACCCGGCCCGCATCGGGGCGCGAAGCCACCGACCTGTTCCTGCAGGGCAGCGGCGACGTATTGCTCAGCTACGAGAACGAGGCCATCAACATCGAACGACAGGGCAAGGCAGTGGAGCACGTCATTCCGCCGCAGACCTTCAAGATCGAGAACCCGGTCGCTGTCGTGACGTCCACCCAGCACGCCGAGCAGGCAAATGCGTTGAAGAACTTCCTCTACACGCCGGAGGGCCAGACGATCTGGGCGCAGGCCGGCTTCCGGCCGGTCGATCCCGGTGTCGCGGCGGACTTCGCAGCCGACTTCCCGGCGCCCGAGAAGCTGTGGACGATCGGCGACCTGGGTGGCTGGAGCGCCGTCGACCCGGCGCTGTTCGACAAGGACAACGGCGCCATCACCAAGATCTACAAACAGGCCACCGGATGA
- the mddA gene encoding methanethiol S-methyltransferase: MKRSLTIGYGAVCYVVFLAAFLYAIGFVGNLLVPRSVDNGVSASVGEAVIVNVLLLGLFAVQHSVMARPAFKRWWTKFVPTTIERSTYVLIASLVLFLLYWQWRTMPAIVWEVTWAPAVFLLWTLFALGWLTVLASTFMINHFDLFGLRQVYLAWRGEPYKDLPFRTSMLYRTVRHPIMVGFIIAFWAAPTMTAGHLLFAVATTGYILIAVQLEERDLVAALGDDYRHYRSTVGGLIPGLHRRGGAAGPDATVRPA, from the coding sequence ATGAAGCGCTCACTCACCATCGGCTACGGCGCCGTGTGTTATGTCGTGTTCCTTGCGGCGTTCCTGTATGCGATCGGCTTCGTCGGGAACCTGTTGGTGCCCCGCAGCGTGGACAACGGTGTTTCCGCGTCCGTCGGTGAGGCGGTCATCGTCAACGTGCTGCTGCTGGGACTGTTCGCCGTCCAGCACAGCGTGATGGCACGGCCCGCGTTCAAGCGGTGGTGGACGAAGTTCGTGCCGACGACGATCGAGCGCAGCACATATGTGCTGATCGCGAGCCTGGTCCTGTTCCTGCTGTACTGGCAGTGGCGGACCATGCCCGCGATCGTCTGGGAGGTCACCTGGGCGCCCGCGGTATTCCTGCTGTGGACGCTGTTCGCCCTGGGCTGGCTGACCGTCCTTGCGTCGACGTTCATGATCAATCACTTCGATCTGTTCGGCCTGCGTCAGGTGTATCTCGCCTGGCGCGGCGAACCGTACAAGGACCTGCCCTTCCGCACGTCGATGCTGTATCGCACTGTGCGCCACCCGATCATGGTGGGGTTCATCATCGCGTTCTGGGCCGCACCCACGATGACGGCGGGCCACCTGCTGTTCGCGGTGGCAACCACGGGGTACATCCTGATCGCGGTCCAGCTCGAGGAGCGTGATCTCGTTGCCGCACTGGGTGACGACTATCGGCACTACCGCAGCACGGTGGGCGGGCTCATTCCCGGCCTGCACCGGCGTGGCGGAGCTGCCGGACCGGACGCCACCGTCCGGCCGGCATGA
- a CDS encoding glycoside hydrolase family 15 protein, with amino-acid sequence MVLSQTGPSDASAEIDSGIRPAPAVASNTPLTVTAPTPYAPTGALRNPFPPIADYGFLSDCENTCLISSAGSIEWLCVPRPDSPSVFGAILDRGAGHFRLGPYGVSVPAARRYLPGSLILETTWQTHTGWLIVREALVMGPWHDLEARSRTHRRTPMDWDAEHILLRTVRCVSGTVELVMNCEPAFDYHRIPATWEYSAQAYGEAIARASREPDAHPTLRLTTNLRLGLEGHEARARTRMKEGDNAFVALSWSKHPAPQTYDEAAEKMWSTSECWRQWINIGDFPDHPWRSYLQRSALTLKGLTYSPTGALLAAPTTSLPETPQGERNWDYRYAWVRDSTFALWGLYTLGLDREADDFFAFIADVSGANNGERHPLQVMYAVGGERTLLEEELHHLSGYDGARPVRIGNGAYDQMQHDIWGTMLDSVYLHAKSREQISDTLWPVLKQQVEEAIKHWKEPDRGIWEVRGEPQHFTSSKIMCWVALDRGSKLAELQGEKSYAQQWRAIAEEIKADVLKHGVDKRGVLTQRYNDDALDASLLLAVLTRFLPPDDPRVRATVLAIADELTEEGLVLRYRVEETDDGLSGEEGTFTICSFWLVSALVEIGEIHRAKHLCERLLSFASPLHLYAEEIEPRTGRHLGNFPQAFTHLALINAVVHVIRAEEEADSSGVFVPANAPM; translated from the coding sequence ATGGTTCTGTCACAAACCGGGCCGTCGGACGCGTCTGCGGAGATCGACAGTGGGATCAGACCCGCGCCCGCGGTCGCGTCGAACACTCCGTTGACCGTCACGGCACCGACGCCTTACGCGCCGACCGGGGCGTTGCGGAACCCCTTCCCGCCGATCGCCGACTACGGCTTCCTGTCCGACTGCGAGAACACGTGCCTGATCTCCTCGGCCGGCTCGATCGAGTGGCTGTGCGTGCCCAGGCCCGACTCCCCGAGCGTGTTCGGCGCGATCCTCGACCGCGGCGCCGGCCACTTCCGGCTGGGACCGTATGGGGTGTCGGTGCCCGCCGCGCGCCGCTACCTGCCCGGCAGCCTGATCCTGGAGACCACGTGGCAGACCCACACCGGCTGGCTGATCGTGCGCGAGGCGCTGGTGATGGGGCCGTGGCATGACCTCGAGGCGCGCTCGCGCACCCATCGCCGCACACCGATGGACTGGGACGCCGAGCACATCCTGCTGCGGACCGTGCGCTGTGTGAGTGGCACGGTCGAGCTGGTGATGAACTGCGAGCCGGCGTTCGACTACCACCGCATCCCGGCCACCTGGGAGTATTCGGCGCAGGCCTACGGCGAGGCGATCGCGCGCGCCAGCCGGGAGCCCGACGCGCACCCGACGCTGAGGCTGACCACGAACCTGCGACTGGGCCTGGAAGGCCACGAGGCGCGGGCCCGCACCCGGATGAAGGAGGGCGACAACGCCTTCGTCGCGCTGTCGTGGTCCAAGCACCCGGCGCCGCAGACCTACGACGAGGCCGCCGAGAAGATGTGGTCGACCAGCGAGTGCTGGCGCCAGTGGATCAACATCGGCGACTTCCCCGACCACCCGTGGCGGTCTTACCTGCAGCGCAGCGCGTTGACGCTCAAGGGGCTGACGTACTCGCCGACCGGCGCGCTGCTGGCGGCGCCCACCACGTCGCTGCCGGAAACGCCTCAGGGCGAACGCAACTGGGACTACCGCTACGCGTGGGTGCGGGACTCGACGTTCGCGCTGTGGGGCCTCTACACGCTGGGCCTTGACCGCGAGGCCGACGACTTCTTCGCGTTCATCGCCGACGTGTCGGGGGCCAACAACGGTGAACGTCATCCGCTTCAGGTGATGTACGCCGTCGGCGGCGAACGCACCCTGCTCGAAGAGGAGTTGCACCACCTGTCCGGCTATGACGGTGCACGGCCGGTACGCATCGGCAACGGCGCCTACGACCAGATGCAACACGACATCTGGGGCACGATGCTGGACTCGGTGTACCTGCACGCCAAGTCGCGCGAACAGATCTCCGACACGCTGTGGCCGGTGCTCAAGCAGCAGGTCGAAGAGGCGATCAAGCATTGGAAGGAACCCGACCGCGGCATCTGGGAGGTGCGCGGCGAACCGCAGCACTTCACGTCGAGCAAGATCATGTGCTGGGTGGCGCTGGACCGCGGGTCGAAACTGGCCGAACTGCAGGGCGAGAAGTCCTATGCCCAGCAGTGGCGGGCCATCGCCGAGGAGATCAAGGCCGACGTGCTCAAGCACGGCGTCGACAAACGCGGGGTGCTCACCCAGCGCTACAACGACGATGCGCTCGACGCGTCGTTGCTGTTGGCCGTGCTGACGCGGTTCTTGCCGCCCGACGACCCGCGAGTCCGGGCCACCGTGCTGGCCATCGCCGACGAGCTGACCGAAGAGGGCCTGGTGCTGCGCTACCGCGTCGAGGAGACCGACGACGGCCTGTCCGGCGAGGAAGGCACTTTCACCATCTGCTCGTTCTGGCTGGTCTCGGCGCTGGTCGAGATCGGCGAGATCCACCGGGCCAAGCATCTGTGCGAGCGGCTGCTGTCGTTCGCCAGCCCGTTGCACCTGTACGCCGAGGAGATCGAGCCCCGCACCGGTCGCCATCTGGGCAACTTCCCGCAGGCGTTCACCCACCTGGCGTTGATCAACGCCGTCGTGCACGTGATCCGCGCCGAGGAGGAGGCGGACAGCTCCGGGGTTTTCGTGCCCGCCAATGCCCCGATGTAG
- a CDS encoding ArsR/SmtB family transcription factor yields the protein MTVEPAVKREFKNRLYAEFARIGKALASPQRLEILEVLAQGERSVESLATETGLSVANASRHLQQLRQAQLVRTRREGLFVHYRLAGQEVLALVLALRQTAEQHLAEVDRVVQDFLGDRDGFEPVTPDELARLLADDDVVLLDVRPAQEYSAGHIAGALSMPVSELESRLGELSADRDYVAYCRGPYCVYADEAVAVLRANGLTAQRLSEGFPEWKLAGRPVRTAS from the coding sequence GTGACCGTCGAGCCCGCGGTGAAGCGGGAGTTCAAGAACCGGCTCTACGCGGAGTTCGCCCGCATCGGCAAGGCACTGGCCAGCCCGCAGCGACTCGAGATCCTCGAGGTCCTCGCCCAAGGCGAGCGTTCCGTCGAGTCGCTGGCCACCGAGACCGGCCTTTCCGTCGCCAACGCGTCCCGACACCTTCAACAGCTGCGCCAGGCTCAGCTGGTCCGAACCCGTCGCGAGGGCCTCTTCGTCCACTACCGGCTCGCCGGGCAGGAAGTGCTGGCCCTCGTCCTCGCGCTGCGACAGACCGCGGAGCAACACCTGGCCGAGGTGGACCGTGTCGTGCAGGATTTCCTCGGCGACCGGGACGGTTTCGAACCCGTGACGCCCGACGAGCTCGCCCGGCTTCTGGCCGACGACGATGTCGTGTTGCTCGACGTCCGACCCGCGCAGGAGTATTCGGCCGGACACATCGCCGGCGCGCTGTCGATGCCGGTGTCCGAGCTCGAGTCGCGGCTTGGCGAACTTTCCGCCGACAGGGACTACGTCGCGTACTGCCGCGGGCCCTACTGCGTTTACGCCGACGAGGCGGTCGCCGTGCTGCGTGCCAATGGTCTTACTGCACAACGGCTTTCCGAGGGATTCCCGGAATGGAAGCTTGCGGGCCGCCCGGTCCGCACGGCGTCATAG
- a CDS encoding Ms4533A family Cys-rich leader peptide, with product MPTASGNKGGHILALIAVEFSAVADVCCCR from the coding sequence ATGCCTACAGCGTCCGGCAACAAGGGCGGCCACATCCTGGCCCTCATTGCCGTGGAGTTCAGCGCTGTCGCAGATGTCTGCTGTTGTCGCTGA